From Aquila chrysaetos chrysaetos chromosome 3, bAquChr1.4, whole genome shotgun sequence, the proteins below share one genomic window:
- the FAM217B gene encoding protein FAM217B isoform X2 — MKTTKERYSNGKSHPSTKGLNKPVSHVKSSPGRLGKNVSSATEKISHDTQHGNQPSIFKKGRNQLDDNSQSKRITSVCTSLHRVQGPKKSLPERRQNESFLHRIPPSIKGSTQGSFCRVKDVPVQHFYCSKKEQLAKNHEEHVAQAGPCSSKWQEASVDEMFLDFESVQIIKEDAEDDSASDLSDSERIPIPPSPCTPPELILRAEEIDPVCLEHVSDMGFKESEYYYPDFLPPPFNSWNLKQLAIFVNVEGKTEFRPKPTGFLEKYIDRLLQLEWLQMQTVQNEKGKAAKARPQTAPGSIRTLKSPGKGKALLSPLPNKQVVPQESVTKLPRSYAGHRGDSYCEESRQLYSHPGHLKLSERVGCAVSSQRQSGEVRSELIKKPTAKQQLVNMQPPENSTKIQSVGNIRPPKQTPVFHGSAAPIKGLKTYACTNPKKNGNANNYVPSKKPTGDRKIKTNGTKQTSCKFK, encoded by the exons ATGAAAACCACAAAGGAACG TTACAGTAATGGAAAAAGCCATCCGAGCACCAAAGGATTAAATAAACCAGTTTCCCATGTGAAATCTTCTCCTGGAAGATTAGGCAAAAATGTATCAAGTGCCACTGAAAAG ATTTCCCATGACACTCAACATGGTAACCAACCaagtatttttaagaagggaagaaaccaGCTGGATGACAATTCTCAGTCAAAAAG gaTCACGAGTGTTTGCACATCACTGCACAGAGTACAAGGACCAAAGAAGAGTCTCccagaaagaaggcaaaatgaATCTTTTCTGCACAGGATCCCTCCTAGCATAAAGGGCAGCACACAAGGTAGCTTCTGTAGGGTTAAAGATGTCCCAGtgcaacatttttattgcagtaaaAAAGAACAGTTGGCAAAGAATCACGAAGAACATGTTGCTCAAGCTGGTCCATGCTCTTCTAAATGGCAAGAAGCATCTGTAGATGAAATGTTTCTTGATTTTGAATCAGTACAAATTATTAAAGAAGATGCTGAAGATGATAGTGCCAGTGATCTGTCTGATTCAGAAAGGATTCCCATtcccccgtccccctgcacaCCACCAGAACTCATTCTCAGAGCTGAAGAAATTGATCCAGTTTGTTTGGAACATGTCTCTGATATGGGTTTTAAAGAATCAGAATATTACTACCCAGacttcctcccaccccctttcAACTCATGGAACTTGAAGCAATTAGCCATCTTTGTTAATGTAGAGGGTAAAACTGAATTTCGACCAAAGCCAACAGGATTTCTTGAGAAATACATTGATCGCCTTTTGCAGCTGGAATGGCTGCAAATGCAGACTGTACAGAACGAGAAAGGAAAGGCAGCCAAAGCCAGGCCACAGACTGCTCCCGGCTCCATCCGTACCCTAAAAAGTCCTGGCAAAGGCAAAGCATTGCTCAGCCCTTTGCCTAACAAGCAAGTGGTTCCCCAAGAAAGTGTTACAAAGCTGCCCAGAAGCTATGCAGGTCACAGGGGAGATTCATACTGTGAAGAAAGTCGCCAGTTATATTCTCATCCAGGTCACCTGAAACTTTCTGAGAGAGTGGGATGTGCAGTGTCTTCTCAGAGACAATCTGGTGAAGTAAGGAGTGAACtgataaaaaaaccaactgcaAAGCAACAGCTTGTCAATATGCAGCCCCCTGAGAACAGTACTAAAATTCAAAGTGTTGGTAATATCAGACCCCCTAAGCAAACCCCAGTATTTCATGGTTCAGCTGCTCCCATCAAAGGCTTAAAAACATACGCATGTAcaaatccaaagaaaaatggcaatgCCAACAATTATGTTCCTTCTAAAAAACCAACAGgggacaggaaaataaaaacaaatggcacaaaacaaacatcatgcaaatttaaatga
- the PPP1R3D gene encoding protein phosphatase 1 regulatory subunit 3D: MEVRGPRRNPSYLSDLYQNMLRAEEAPGRGQQQPPAVHTSSSLTLWSSTPAKGGPQPNKLQSSTSSSCDPALRPIIRRRARSLPASTERRKLAAVQRQVPGCQSRMNRVRFADALGLELTEVKVFQTGEDPSIPLHVLSRLSINSDLWYSSSDLEFTMQCLVPDFQQPADCMDFSSRLQEQQVCLERVTSSDLGLSGTIQVRNVAFEKRVSVRYTFNQWKSLHEVCAHWHSSIPEKNGQHQVDVFTFFLPVPPFLLQLSSVVQFAARYQVNGQEYWDNNRGKNYSLTCRSHPLKMPRECEESWIHFI, encoded by the coding sequence ATGGAGGTACGTGGTCCTCGGAGGAATCCCAGCTACCTCTCTGATCTCTATCAGAACATGTTACGGGCTGAAGAAGCACCAGGAcgagggcagcagcagcccccagcagtCCATACAAGTAGCAGCCTGACTCTTTGGAGCAGTACCCCAGCCAAGGGGGGCCCTCAGCCAAATAAGCTTCAGAGCAGCACTTCCTCCAGCTGTGATCCAGCATTACGGCCTATCATACGCCGCCGAGCGAGATCTTTGCCTGCATCGACCGAAAGAAGGAAGCTTGCAGCAGTGCAGCGTCAAGTTCCTGGATGCCAGAGTCGTATGAACAGGGTGAGATTTGCTGATGCTTTGGGCTTGGAGCTCACTGAAGTGAAAGTCTTCCAGACTGGGGAGGATCCATCGATCCCCTTGCATGTCCTTTCCAGGCTCTCCATAAACTCAGACCTGTGGTACAGCAGCTCAGACTTGGAGTTTACTATGCAGTGCTTGGTCCCTGACTTCCAGCAGCCTGCAGACTGTATGGATTTCTCGTCCCGACTTCAGGAGCAGCAGGTGTGTCTTGAACGAGTGACCAGCTCAGATTTGGGGCTCAGTGGCACCATCCAGGTTCGCAATGTTGCTTTTGAGAAGCGCGTATCCGTGCGATACACCTTCAACCAGTGGAAAAGCCTGCACGAAGTGTGTGCTCATTGGCACAGTAGCATCCCTGAGAAAAACGGGCAGCATCAGGTCgatgttttcactttctttctccctgtgcctcctttcctccttcagctgTCCTCTGTAGTCCAGTTTGCAGCAAGGTACCAAGTCAATGGCCAGGAGTACTGGGATAACAACAGAGGCAAAAACTACAGTCTCACCTGCCGGTCTCACCCCCTTAAGATGCCTAGAGAATGTGAGGAGAGCTGGATCCACTTCATCTGA
- the FAM217B gene encoding protein FAM217B isoform X1: MGPGIQEYPLLLHRETQKKESQINENHKGTVNYSNGKSHPSTKGLNKPVSHVKSSPGRLGKNVSSATEKISHDTQHGNQPSIFKKGRNQLDDNSQSKRITSVCTSLHRVQGPKKSLPERRQNESFLHRIPPSIKGSTQGSFCRVKDVPVQHFYCSKKEQLAKNHEEHVAQAGPCSSKWQEASVDEMFLDFESVQIIKEDAEDDSASDLSDSERIPIPPSPCTPPELILRAEEIDPVCLEHVSDMGFKESEYYYPDFLPPPFNSWNLKQLAIFVNVEGKTEFRPKPTGFLEKYIDRLLQLEWLQMQTVQNEKGKAAKARPQTAPGSIRTLKSPGKGKALLSPLPNKQVVPQESVTKLPRSYAGHRGDSYCEESRQLYSHPGHLKLSERVGCAVSSQRQSGEVRSELIKKPTAKQQLVNMQPPENSTKIQSVGNIRPPKQTPVFHGSAAPIKGLKTYACTNPKKNGNANNYVPSKKPTGDRKIKTNGTKQTSCKFK, from the exons atggGACCAGGCATTCAAGAATATCCCTTATTACTGCAcagagagacacagaaaaaggaaagccaaaTCAATGAAAACCACAAAGGAACGGTAAa TTACAGTAATGGAAAAAGCCATCCGAGCACCAAAGGATTAAATAAACCAGTTTCCCATGTGAAATCTTCTCCTGGAAGATTAGGCAAAAATGTATCAAGTGCCACTGAAAAG ATTTCCCATGACACTCAACATGGTAACCAACCaagtatttttaagaagggaagaaaccaGCTGGATGACAATTCTCAGTCAAAAAG gaTCACGAGTGTTTGCACATCACTGCACAGAGTACAAGGACCAAAGAAGAGTCTCccagaaagaaggcaaaatgaATCTTTTCTGCACAGGATCCCTCCTAGCATAAAGGGCAGCACACAAGGTAGCTTCTGTAGGGTTAAAGATGTCCCAGtgcaacatttttattgcagtaaaAAAGAACAGTTGGCAAAGAATCACGAAGAACATGTTGCTCAAGCTGGTCCATGCTCTTCTAAATGGCAAGAAGCATCTGTAGATGAAATGTTTCTTGATTTTGAATCAGTACAAATTATTAAAGAAGATGCTGAAGATGATAGTGCCAGTGATCTGTCTGATTCAGAAAGGATTCCCATtcccccgtccccctgcacaCCACCAGAACTCATTCTCAGAGCTGAAGAAATTGATCCAGTTTGTTTGGAACATGTCTCTGATATGGGTTTTAAAGAATCAGAATATTACTACCCAGacttcctcccaccccctttcAACTCATGGAACTTGAAGCAATTAGCCATCTTTGTTAATGTAGAGGGTAAAACTGAATTTCGACCAAAGCCAACAGGATTTCTTGAGAAATACATTGATCGCCTTTTGCAGCTGGAATGGCTGCAAATGCAGACTGTACAGAACGAGAAAGGAAAGGCAGCCAAAGCCAGGCCACAGACTGCTCCCGGCTCCATCCGTACCCTAAAAAGTCCTGGCAAAGGCAAAGCATTGCTCAGCCCTTTGCCTAACAAGCAAGTGGTTCCCCAAGAAAGTGTTACAAAGCTGCCCAGAAGCTATGCAGGTCACAGGGGAGATTCATACTGTGAAGAAAGTCGCCAGTTATATTCTCATCCAGGTCACCTGAAACTTTCTGAGAGAGTGGGATGTGCAGTGTCTTCTCAGAGACAATCTGGTGAAGTAAGGAGTGAACtgataaaaaaaccaactgcaAAGCAACAGCTTGTCAATATGCAGCCCCCTGAGAACAGTACTAAAATTCAAAGTGTTGGTAATATCAGACCCCCTAAGCAAACCCCAGTATTTCATGGTTCAGCTGCTCCCATCAAAGGCTTAAAAACATACGCATGTAcaaatccaaagaaaaatggcaatgCCAACAATTATGTTCCTTCTAAAAAACCAACAGgggacaggaaaataaaaacaaatggcacaaaacaaacatcatgcaaatttaaatga